A genome region from Staphylococcus capitis subsp. capitis includes the following:
- a CDS encoding DUF4889 domain-containing protein — MKNKKALGFGLIAIMLVLCIVLVIMMMVGGKKDTYYGIMKNSTTIDKMISEKDEKIEKNVKLPSNANVSVKKEDFVMIFKDEKSGKITKVKKVKHDDVPHGLMSKIHDMKGMNHGM; from the coding sequence ATGAAAAATAAAAAAGCATTAGGTTTTGGACTTATCGCAATTATGCTTGTGCTGTGTATCGTACTTGTCATTATGATGATGGTAGGTGGTAAAAAAGATACATATTACGGTATTATGAAAAATAGTACTACTATAGATAAAATGATTAGCGAAAAAGATGAAAAAATTGAAAAGAATGTTAAATTACCTTCGAACGCTAATGTTTCTGTAAAAAAAGAAGACTTTGTAATGATCTTTAAAGATGAAAAGTCAGGAAAAATCACAAAAGTTAAAAAAGTAAAACACGATGATGTACCTCATGGTTTAATGTCTAAAATTCATGATATGAAAGGCATGAACCACGGCATGTAA
- a CDS encoding pyridoxamine 5'-phosphate oxidase family protein has product MDKQKATQAIEKVLETSKVGVLSTAYNNKPNSRYMVFYNDDLTLYTKTSINSVKVDEIEDNPHAYILLGYNETTNNSFVEIDAQIEVVKDQKVIDWLWETQDKTFFDSKQDPELCVLKVIPKSIKLMNDDELDTPITIEI; this is encoded by the coding sequence TTGGATAAACAAAAAGCAACTCAAGCAATTGAAAAAGTATTAGAAACTTCTAAAGTTGGCGTATTATCAACTGCTTATAATAACAAACCTAATAGTAGATATATGGTTTTCTATAACGATGATTTAACTTTATATACTAAAACTAGTATCAATTCAGTAAAAGTTGATGAAATTGAAGATAATCCACACGCTTACATTCTTTTAGGCTACAATGAGACAACTAATAATAGCTTTGTTGAAATTGATGCTCAAATTGAAGTAGTTAAAGATCAGAAAGTCATTGATTGGTTATGGGAAACACAAGATAAGACATTCTTCGATTCTAAACAAGATCCAGAATTGTGCGTCTTAAAAGTAATTCCTAAATCAATTAAATTAATGAATGATGATGAGTTAGATACTCCTATCACAATTGAAATTTAA